One segment of Triticum aestivum cultivar Chinese Spring chromosome 2A, IWGSC CS RefSeq v2.1, whole genome shotgun sequence DNA contains the following:
- the LOC123185015 gene encoding cytochrome P450 78A5 has protein sequence MDLSMATGPEDSLLLLLLPATTLLPPLLAVLLLAASLLWLSPGGPAWALSLCRVPPPGPPGVVTALSSPVAHRVMAALSRSVHGGAALMSFSVGLTRVVVSSRQDTAREILVNPAFGDRPVKDAARHLLFHRAMGFAPSGDAHWRALRRLAAAHLFGPRRVAASAPHRSSIGTRMLGDVASLMARHGEVAPRRFLHAASLNHVMAVVFGKRYDDFTSQEGALVEEMVNEGYDLLGTFNWADHLPFLKWLDLQGVRHRCNRLVRQVEAYVGNIIQEHKARRASGSGIADELSGDFVDVLLGLDGEDKMSESDMIAVLWEMIFRGTDTVAILMEWIMARMVVHPEIQSKARAELDAVVGRGRAVTEDDVARLPYIQCIVKETLRMHPPGPLLSWARLAVHDAHVGGHLVPAGTTAMVNMWAIAHDAAVWPEPEQFRPERFMEEEVSVLGSDLRLAPFGAGRRVCPGKMLALATVHLWLAQLLHRFEWAPATSTSGRVDLSERLKMSLEMATPLVCRAVAR, from the exons ATGGATCTTTCCATGGCTACCGGCCCGGAAGActccctcctcctgctcctcctcccggCTACCACCCTGCTCCCACCGCTGCTCGCCGTGCTCCTCCTCGCCGCCTCACTCCTGTGGCTCTCACCGGGCGGTCCGGCGTGGGCCTTGTCCCTCTGCCGTGTCCCGCCGCCAGGCCCACCGGGCGTGGTCACCGCGCTCTCCAGCCCCGTGGCGCACCGCGTCATGGCGGCGCTGTCCCGCTCTGTCCATGGCGGTGCGGCATTGATGTCCTTCTCCGTCGGCCTCACCCGCGTCGTCGTGTCGAGCCGGCAAGATACGGCGCGTGAGATACTCGTCAACCCGGCGTTCGGCGACCGCCCCGTGAAGGACGCGGCGCGCCACCTTCTCTTCCACCGCGCCATGGGCTTCGCCCCGTCGGGCGACGCGCACTGGCGTGCCCTCCGCCGTCTCGCCGCGGCGCACCTCTTCGGCCCGCGCCGCGTGGCGGCCTCCGCACCCCACCGCTCCTCTATTGGGACGCGCATGCTCGGCGACGTCGCCTCCCTCATGGCCCGCCACGGCGAAGTCGCCCCTCGGCGGTTCCTGCACGCGGCGTCCCTAAACCACGTCATGGCCGTCGTCTTCGGCAAGCGCTACGACGACTTCACAAGCCAAGAAGGCGCCCTCGTGGAGGAGATGGTAAACGAAGGGTACGACCTCCTCGGCACGTTCAACTGGGCAGATCACCTGCCATTCCTCAAGTGGCTCGATCTCCAGGGCGTGCGCCACCGGTGCAACAGGTTAGTCCGGCAGGTGGAGGCGTATGTCGGTAACATCATTCAGGAGCACAAGGCGAGGCGCGCCAGCGGGTCAGGCATTGCGGATGAGCTCTCCGGCGACTTCGTCGATGTGCTCCTCGGCCTCGACGGAGAAGACAAGATGTCAGAGTCCGACATGATCGCCGTCCTTTGG GAGATGATCTTTAGAGGGACGGACACGGTGGCGATCCTGATGGAGTGGATCATGGCGAGGATGGTGGTGCACCCGGAGATCCAGTCGAAGGCCCGGGCGGAGCTGGACGCCGTGGTGGGGCGGGGCAGGGCGGTGACGGAGGACGACGTGGCGAGGCTCCCCTACATCCAGTGCATCGTCAAGGAGACGCTGCGCATGCACCCGCCGGGCCCGCTCCTCTCGTGGGCGCGGTTGGCCGTGCACGACGCGCACGTCGGCGGCCACCTCGTCCCGGCCGGCACGACGGCGATGGTGAACATGTGGGCCATCGCGCACGACGCGGCGGTGTGGCCCGAGCCGGAGCAGTTCCGGCCGGAGCGGTTCATGGAGGAGGAGGTGAGCGTGCTGGGCAGCGACCTCCGGCTGGCCCCGTTCGGCGCCGGGCGGCGCGTGTGCCCCGGCAAGATGCTGGCCCTCGCCACCGTCCACCTCTGGCTGGCGCAGCTGCTGCACCGGTTCGAGTGGgcgccggcgacctcgacctcggGGCGCGTCGACCTGTCAGAGCGCCTCAAGATGTCGCTGGAGATGGCCACGCCGCTGGTGTGCAGGGCCGTGGCTCGCTAG